Genomic segment of Phaenicophaeus curvirostris isolate KB17595 chromosome 26, BPBGC_Pcur_1.0, whole genome shotgun sequence:
CCAGCTGCCTCAGGCTGCTGcctgggaggaggcaggcagggcaggagctgctACCCTGCACCCAGCCAGCACTCAGGATCAGCTCACACTTCTGAAGCTGCCttcagaggagcagctgagagagctgggggtgtttagcctggaggaggctgaggggagacctcattgctctctgcaactccctgagaggaggttgtgaagaggagggagctgggcttttctcccaagtgacaggggacaggacgagagggaatggcctcaagctccgccaggggaggtttaggctggacatcagggaaaagattttcatagaaaggctcattgggcactggcagaggctgcgcagggagggggttgagtccccttccctggaggggtttaagggacggatggacgaggtgctgagggacatggtttagtatttgataggaatggttggactcaatgatccaatgggtcttttccaacctggtgattgtattctatgattctattctattctatgattctttggtCAGAGAGAGGGAATCCTGCAgccagctccagggagaacGGCACCAGGGGTGCGGAAGGACTGCTTGGACCCCAGGCCTGAGCCCTGCTGCGCCCCAGCTGGGAGCTGCCCACCCTCCCCTCATCTGCAGGCCCTGCCCTGGCTTTGTGaaaaccctggaggtgtttgtgAGTGGAAGGACGCCAGGAACTCACCGAGGAGATGTTGGTGTGGTTGGCCATCATGAGGCCACTGACGCGGTGTGCGGACGGCAGGTAGGGAGACTTGCGGGACAAAGCCACCTGGATGCTGGCAGGACCCCAGGGGATGAAGTTGGCCAGTTTCCTCTCCCGGATCCGCTGCAGACTCTTGTGAACCTGGTGGGATGAGAGCAGCAAGGGGCAGCAGGGCGAAGGGCAAAGCAGCCTGGttccagcagagcatggagCTGCTCCTCAGGAAGGTGGAGTTCAGCAAACAGCAGGCAGGGAGGTTCCTCATGGTCTTTCCATGAGGCCAGGGCCACTCCAGGAGCAACTTGGAGACAGTATTCCAGCACTGCTCAGCCTCACCCCAGCATCCCCGTGCAGAAAGACACAACCGTGGCCTTCCTTGGCGGGCTGTGCTGTTTCCATCAGCACCAGGAACTCACCTGCGTGGGATCCACCTCCCCCTGGATGATGTTGAGGATGGCGATGTAGCAGTGGTTGGTCTGCCTGTCTCGCCCCGTGGACACCATCACGTTTTTAGGCTGCAGCAACCTTCTCATCACATCCAGGACTGTGGTTTTCCTCACACTGGCCACCTGCAAACGGCAGCAGGGATCAGCAGGAGCGGGAACGCTGTTCCCTTTCCTCCCGCTGCCctgcacacacacgcacacaggACTGGAGGGCAGCTGGATGGAGAAGCCCTCGTCCCAGGGATGAAGCCACATGCAAAATCGCATGCAGGACAGGGAAATCCCAAAGTCACACAGCAGGCAcagccaggctgagagaattgctGGAGGCTCCAAGACAAGGGCACTGAGCTGCACCCCCCAGCACCATAGCAGGGGCTGAGACGAAACGCAGCTGAGACCAGAGTGACAGGGACACATTTCGTGTCGCTGCCAAACTTGTCCTGTTCTTCTGCCAAGGCGAAGGGCAGAGATGGAGGACAGAAGAAGGATCattccccacagcagccccttcccacctcacCCTGCACCCAGCCAGCTCAGACACTGTGGTCCCCAAGGCTGGCACGGGAGTGCCCGTGGCAAGGGGAGCTCAGGGCATGGCAGCCTCGCTCCAGGCACTGGCTGAGCCCTCCCCGCACTCCTCCGAGGAGGACAGATCACACACTCGATACCCTTTTCAGAGCCAGCAGTTTTTCAGATTTGCTTCTCTGAGTAACATCCTGAGGAAATGCACACAACGAGAGGAGAACAGCAGCTGTGAGCTCCCAGCCGAACCGAGAGGCAGCCAGCGCAGGTGAGCACCTCTCAAATCAGCTGCCCTGCTCGCAccgggggggctgaggggacacaTGCCAGCAGGACTGAACAATGCAGCCAAGGGTGGCAATCCCCTCGAAGAATATGGACAAAGCCCTCAGAAGTACCTGGCGCTTGGAGCCCACCACTCTTGGCATGACAATGATCAAcagctcagtgctgtgtccagccctgttcaatgtctttatcaatgacctggatgaaggcatcgagtgcacccttagcaagtttgcggatgagactaagctgggtggaagcgtggatctgctggagggtcaggaggctccaaagggatctgaacaggctggaccgctgggctgagaccaatggcatgaggtttaacaaggccagacactgggtcctgcacttggggcacaacaaccttatgcggctacagactaggagaagtctggctggaaactgcctggaggagaaggacctgggggtgttggttgacagtgactgaccatgaggcagcaggggcccaggtggccaagaaggccaatggcatcttggcttggatcagacacggcatggccagcagggccagggaggttcttctccctctggactcggcactggggagaccgcttctcgaatcctggggtcagttctgggcccctcaccacaagaaggatgttgaggctctggagcaagtccagggaagagcaatgaagctggtgaaggggctggagaacaggccttatgaggaacagctgagagagctgggggtgtttagcctggagaagaggaggctgaggggagaccttattggtccctggcagaggctgcccagggagggggttgagtcaccttccctggaggtgtttaagggacgagtggaagaggcgctgagggacatggtttagtatttgattggaatggttggacttgatgatccagtgggtcttttccaacctggtgattctatgattctatgaaactttgCTGGGTTCGCTCTATCATTTCTTTTTGCCAGACCAGACACTGTCGACTCTCCCAGAGCTGCCACAGCCACCCTGATGTGTGCAGCAGGAAGACCAGCACAAGCACAACTGCCTGCTCATGTCTGATTCATATTACATGTGGCTGTCACGTGGTGTGGGTGCGTGGGTTCAGGATTTGGAACAGTCAGTTCCAGCTCACACCAAGAACATGGGACCGATGGATGTTACGAGGAGAGGGtggcagctcctcctgcccctggggaaggggagggatgCCTGGTGGCTCTGCCTTACCGACTGGTCGGTGGTGAGCGGCGTGTAGCCCGTCATGAGGAAATGCAGCCGCGGGGTTGGGATCAGGGAGGCGATCAATCCAATGAGGTCGTTGTTCATGTAGCCGGGATACCTGAGCGTGGTGGTGCTGGCAGACATGATGGTGGAGACCTGGGGGAGAGGATGGGGTCAGTGTCCACCTCACCGTGTGGCCCCAGAGCATGGGCAAAACCTGCTCCATGCAGACGTGCCGGGGGGAAGCTGGGGTGCCCATGGAGGCCACCCCAGCAAGGGCAGGGGACCCTTATTCCTAGCTTCATGGTGCCCACCAGCTAGCCCTGCCCCCAGAGCAGGCTCAAATCAAATTGAGAAGGCGGGGAATCCCCAGGTTGGCttttccagagagaagagcCCTTCTCACCAGCTGGTTAATCTGAGAGAACGATGGGTTCTGAATGTGGAGCCGGTCTGTCGCGATCCGATTCAAGGCCGTGTTGTCCAGAACCACCTGCAAGAGAAAATCCAACTTTGTGAAAAGCCTTGGAAGCAGCCTGAGGAAGGGCAGCCCCACCAACACGTCCGAGGGCCCTGGATCACCCAGCATGGGCCCTGAGCGCCGCAGCCTGGCAGAGCCCTCTGCGGCAGGTGGCAGACACTTGAAACCGCAAGCTGACTCATCTCTGGAGCGTAACCGACACTGTCAATGGAAGCTCTTTCCTCTCGTCTTGGCTGAGCTCCCCGGTGCTCTCCCAAAGAGCACTGCCTCTGGGCCACCCCCTCACAGCAACCTGCAGCCCTCGTGCCCTGCCACGTGTGGAGATAAGCTGGGAAGGACAAGCAGGGCCTCAGTTAGGACCTGATCGCAGGCCACGGTGCAGGCTGAAGATGCTGCTGGGgcttagaatcaccaggttggaaaagacccaccggatcatcgagcccaaccattcccatcaatcactaaaccatgtccctcagtgccttgttcacccgtcccttaaacccctccagggaaggggactcaaccccctccctgggcagcctctgccagggaccaatgaccctttctgtgaaaaattttttcctaatgtccagcctgaacctcccctggtggagcttgaggccatttcctctcgtcctgtcgcctgtcacttgggagaagagcccagctccctcctctccacaacctcctttcaggtagttggagagagcaatgaggcttGTGGGTGCTGAAAGCGATGCTGGACTCCAGTTCAAGAGGAATGCACAGCTACAAAGAGGAAGCACAGCCAATCCTTGCTGCCACGGGAAGAATCTGCTGGATCCCAGAGGCAGACATGCCGAGGCGCAGAGACCTTGTTCCTGGAGCTACCACATCTACTTGGTCCTCTGGACGAGGTGCATTTGCTGAACCAAGCCCCTTGCTGAACTTGCTGTGCTTCTGAGCAGCTGCGGACAGACAGAGCTGCCACGCAAGAGGCGGCTGCGCTGCCAGCCTGACCCGCAGCGGGACTCTTACCACGCAGTCAGCGTTCTGAGTCAGCCTCTTCAGTGTCAGCAGAGAGTTGTACGGCTGCACTACAACATCGCTCATCTCATCCTGGTTTGGGAAAACTGAGTAGGTCTCCACCAGCTTCTTGGGATACCTGGTGAGAAAGCACAGCCACCTGAAGGGTTAACAGCACTGAGCAAGCactctctctcctcccacaaGCTCCCTTTACAGTCTCCAGGGCTCAGGACAGCAATGAGTCACCAGCACTGCTCACCAGAGTTGGCTCCCAGGGAAGAAGAGGATTTGTCCCAGCAGTGCCTACCCTAGCAGCACAGGAGTGGGGCTGCCAGACAAAGCTACAGGCGAGGCTGAGCCCTGCAGGCTGATTAAGCAGCTGCTAACAAGCGTTTTCAAGAGGCTGCAAGCTGAAACAGGCAGGGGTGGCCGCGCAGAGCCCACAGCTAGAGCCTCCCACCTTCCCTGCAGACAGAAGGCAGCTGCCTGATAAGAATGGCTGAGGGAAGGCAGGGTTTGGACAGCACCGAGTCCGGTTTTGGAGCCTCTGAAGTCCCCAGGGGTATGAGGAGCCGTCCCTTCCCCGGGCAGCGCACCAGGGATTGCACAAGACAGTGTTTGGGTGGGGGCGGTGGCTCTGCGTCAGCGCTTGCCAGCTCCCCGCTCTGGCAGGGTGCCCGGGCCGGGCAAGACTCCAcgggagggaaggggctgaaGCTGAATGCTTACCTGTCATTCAGTCGCTCCAGGAGGTAGGAACCCAGCCCGGAGCCCGTTCCACCAGCAATGGAATGGCAAAGCACAAACCCCTGGAAGGAAGCAGAACACCGTTAGTCCAAGGTCCAGCTCGGCTCCAGAGCCAGCAAAGCCCCACCAGCTAAGCCAAGAACTCCCCACCATGACAACTAAGAGCACAGAACTGACGTCTGCAGACAAAGCAGAGAGGAGCCCTGGCTCCTCCAGACCGCAGCAGCAGCCACGTGCTCATCGGGCCACTCTGGCCAGCGTGGGTGGAATCCATGTCTCTGCAAACACCACAAAGTTCAACTGCAGCTCAGGAGCCTCTTGTATTCCTCCTACCCCAGAAGAGACTTCAAAAGAGTTCCAACATCATCTTCAGGGTCCAGTTGGTCGCACAGAACAGAGATACATATTCTCAGCCCTGTCCCTAGCCCCTTCCACATGCCATTCTCCTCCTTCTAGAGTGCCAAGCTCCCTCCACCCAACTCCAG
This window contains:
- the TUBG1 gene encoding tubulin gamma-1 chain, which produces MPREIITLQLGQCGNQIGFEFWKQLCAEHGISPEGIVEEFATEGTDRKDVFFYQADDEHYIPRAVLLDLEPRVIHSILNSPYANLYNPENIYLSEHGGGAGNNWASGFSQGEKIHEDIFDIIDREADGSDSLEGFVLCHSIAGGTGSGLGSYLLERLNDRYPKKLVETYSVFPNQDEMSDVVVQPYNSLLTLKRLTQNADCVVVLDNTALNRIATDRLHIQNPSFSQINQLVSTIMSASTTTLRYPGYMNNDLIGLIASLIPTPRLHFLMTGYTPLTTDQSVASVRKTTVLDVMRRLLQPKNVMVSTGRDRQTNHCYIAILNIIQGEVDPTQVHKSLQRIRERKLANFIPWGPASIQVALSRKSPYLPSAHRVSGLMMANHTNISSLFERTCRQYDKLRKREAFLEQFRKEDIFKDNFDELDNSREIVQQLIDEYHAATRPDYISWGTQEQ